The proteins below are encoded in one region of Megalops cyprinoides isolate fMegCyp1 chromosome 14, fMegCyp1.pri, whole genome shotgun sequence:
- the LOC118789380 gene encoding neural cell adhesion molecule 2-like isoform X1, whose translation MLLILACFLGLLVRGGQAVLQVSISLNKVELSVGESKFFTCTAIGEPVSVDWYNPQGERIVSSQRVVLHKEGVRSRLTIYNVNIEDAGIYRCQATDGTGQTQEATVVLEIYQKLTFREVQSPQEFRQGEVAEVVCDVISSPVPIVSWFYNEREITEEYSNRLQVLPNNNLQIDRVTKADEGVYRCEARVEARGEIDFRDIAVIVNVPPVLSVPQQSFNATADYQESVTFTCRAYGSPDPEITWHRRGKQIEQSDQYTLKGSGSMLTVRNIRQDDGGAYTCKASNKAGVAEQELLLKVFVQPHITQLQNVTAKEGSTAIISCTAEGEPIPEISWRRASDGRTFGDGDKSLQSADGRVKVQGLQGKSMLTISGVALTDRGRFDCEALSRIGGHQKSMYLDIEYTPIFLSNHTIYYSWEGNPVNLSCEVMANPAALLLWRRDRLTVSTEGPGNARVYSTEGRSLLEVTPMSEQDFGRYNCTAMNSIGTRVQEFILAQADVPSNPYAVRIGSVSQRVATVTFMKPDSHGGVPISYYLVRYRDTSSQHWSNVQSHGVETMVLLTSLEPNTTYEVQVAAVNGKGQGEFSHVESFQTLPIREPSPPTVHGQRGVGKAYRLGLVRQDDGGMPIVEYIIKYKTEREEQWMTKLVPGGNDFVLLQPLQWNTRYEVEITARNVKGLSVPTYYQFSMPQRPDITADSLFNGLGLGAVVGLAVAALLLVLVGVDVACFFLRHCGVLMCITRKLRGKKKSATCSKGKDLEEGKAAYLNAGSKEPIVEMRTEEERIANPDDVSPGNEPNETTPLTEPEKLPLKEENGKDSLKTEAIEIKIHGDSSVQSRNEDSKA comes from the exons CCATCGGAGAGCCGGTCAGCGTGGACTGGTACAACCCTCAGGGCGAGCGGATCGTGTCATCGCAGCGCGTGGTCCTACACAAAGAGGGCGTGCGCTCTCGCCTCACCATCTACAACGTGAACATCGAGGACGCCGGCATCTACCGTTGCCAGGCAACCGATGGCACGGGGCAAACTCAGGAGGCCACTGTGGTGCTGGAGATATACC AGAAGCTGACGTTTCGGGAGGTGCAGTCACCGCAGGAGTTCCGGCAGGGGGAGGTGGCGGAGGtggtgtgtgatgtcatcagttCACCTGTGCCCATCGTGTCCTGGTTCTACAATGAGAGGGAGATCACTGAAGAGTACTCCA ACAGGCTCCAGGTTCTCCCCAATAATAACCTACAGATCGACAGGGTGACGAAAGCAGACGAGGGGGTGTACCGCTGTGAGGCGCGAGTGGAGGCACGGGGGGAGATCGATTTCAGAGACATCGCCGTCATCGTCAACG TTCCCCCAGTGCTCTCCGTGCCTCAGCAGTCTTTTAATGCCACAGCTGACTACCAGGAATCTGTCACATTCACCTGCAGAGCCTACGGGTCACCTGACCCTGAAATCACCTGGCACAG gagagggaagcagattGAGCAGTCAGATCAGTACACTCTGAAGGGGAGTGGAAGCATGCTGACAGTGCGGAATATCAGGCAGGACGATGGGGGAGCCTACACCTGCAAGGCTAGCAACAAGGCTGGTGTAGCAGAACAGGAGCTCCTCCTCAAGGTGTTCG tgcAGCCCCATATCACCCAGCTGCAGAATGTGACGGCAAAGGAGGGCAGCACGGCCATCATCTCCTGCACTGCTGAGGGGGAGCCCATCCCGGAAATCTCCTGGAGGAGAGCCAGTGATGGACGCACCTTTGGAGACGGGGACAAG TCTCTGCAGAGTGCGGACGGGCGCGTGAAGGTGCAGGGGCTCCAGGGGAAGTCCATGCTGACCATCAGCGGGGTCGCACTGACGGACAGGGGCCGCTTTGACTGCGAGGCCCTCAGCAGGATCGGCGGCCATCAGAAGAGCATGTACCTCGACATCGAGT ACACACCCATCTTTCTGAGCAATCACACCATTTACTACTCATGGGAGGGGAACCCGGTCAACCTCAGCTGTGAAGTCATGGCCAATCCTGCGGCTTTGCTGCTGTGGAGGCGGGACAGGCTGACTGTCTCCACGGAGGGCCCTGGCAACGCACGGGTGTACAGCACCGAGGGACGGTCCCTGCTGGAG GTTACCCCAATGTCAGAGCAAGATTTTGGACGGTATAACTGCACTGCCATGAACAGCATTGGGACGCGGGTTCAAGAGTTCATCCTGGCTCAGGCAG ATGTGCCCTCTAACCCCTACGCCGTGCGCATCGGCTCCGTGTCCCAGCGTGTCGCCACGGTTACCTTTATGAAGCCCGACTCCCACGGCGGGGTCCCCATCAGTTACTACCTGGTCAGATACAGGGACACCAGCTCCCAGCATTGGAGCAATGTCCAATCACACGGAGTCGAGA CGATGGTGCTCCTCACCAGTCTGGAGCCCAACACCACGTATGAGGTGCAGGTTGCCGCCGTCAACGGGAAAGGCCAGGGGGAGTTCAGCCACGTGGAGAGCTTCCAGACCCTGCCCATCC GAGAGCCCAGTCCCCCCACGGTGCACGGTCAGAGGGGTGTGGGGAAGGCCTACAGACTCGGCCTGGTGAGGCAGGATGATGGCGGGATGCCTATCGTGGAGTACATCATAAAATACAAGACG gAGAGGGAAGAGCAGTGGATGACTAAGCTGGTTCCTGGGGGGAATGACTTTGTTCTGCTGCAGCCCCTCCAGTGGAACACACGCTATGAGGTGGAGATCACAGCCAGGAACGTCAAGGGCCTGTCTGTCCCAACCTACTACCAGTTCTCCATGCCACAGAGGCCAGATATCACAG CAGACTCCCTGTTCAACGGGCTGGGCCTGGGCGCGGTGGTGGGGCTGGCCGTGGCTGCTCtcctgctggtgctggtgggCGTGGACGTGGCCTGCTTCTTCCTGCGGCACTGCGGCGTTCTCATGTGCATCACCAGGAAGCTGCGTGGCAAAAAGAAGAGTGCCACCTGCAGCAAGGGCAAGGACCTGGAGGAGGGCAAGGCAGCCTACCT GAATGCTGGGTCCAAGGAGCCCATTGTTGAGATGCGAACGGAAGAGGAGAGGATAGCTAACCCGGATGATGTGAGCCCAGGGAACGAACCCAATGAGACCACACCCCTCACAGAACCAGA GAAGCTACCACTGAAAGAGGAGAATGGCAAAGACTCCCTGAAGACAGAGGCCATCGAGATCAAAATCCACGGCGACAGCAGCGTCCAGTCGAGGAACGAGGACAGCAAAGCATAA
- the LOC118789380 gene encoding neural cell adhesion molecule 2-like isoform X5, producing the protein MLLILACFLGLLVRGGQAVLQVSISLNKVELSVGESKFFTCTAIGEPVSVDWYNPQGERIVSSQRVVLHKEGVRSRLTIYNVNIEDAGIYRCQATDGTGQTQEATVVLEIYQKLTFREVQSPQEFRQGEVAEVVCDVISSPVPIVSWFYNEREITEEYSNRLQVLPNNNLQIDRVTKADEGVYRCEARVEARGEIDFRDIAVIVNVPPVLSVPQQSFNATADYQESVTFTCRAYGSPDPEITWHRRGKQIEQSDQYTLKGSGSMLTVRNIRQDDGGAYTCKASNKAGVAEQELLLKVFVQPHITQLQNVTAKEGSTAIISCTAEGEPIPEISWRRASDGRTFGDGDKSLQSADGRVKVQGLQGKSMLTISGVALTDRGRFDCEALSRIGGHQKSMYLDIEYTPIFLSNHTIYYSWEGNPVNLSCEVMANPAALLLWRRDRLTVSTEGPGNARVYSTEGRSLLEVTPMSEQDFGRYNCTAMNSIGTRVQEFILAQADVPSNPYAVRIGSVSQRVATVTFMKPDSHGGVPISYYLVRYRDTSSQHWSNVQSHGVETMVLLTSLEPNTTYEVQVAAVNGKGQGEFSHVESFQTLPIREPSPPTVHGQRGVGKAYRLGLVRQDDGGMPIVEYIIKYKTEREEQWMTKLVPGGNDFVLLQPLQWNTRYEVEITARNVKGLSVPTYYQFSMPQRPDITADSLFNGLGLGAVVGLAVAALLLVLVGVDVACFFLRHCGVLMCITRKLRGKKKSATCSKGKDLEEGKAAYLKLPLKEENGKDSLKTEAIEIKIHGDSSVQSRNEDSKA; encoded by the exons CCATCGGAGAGCCGGTCAGCGTGGACTGGTACAACCCTCAGGGCGAGCGGATCGTGTCATCGCAGCGCGTGGTCCTACACAAAGAGGGCGTGCGCTCTCGCCTCACCATCTACAACGTGAACATCGAGGACGCCGGCATCTACCGTTGCCAGGCAACCGATGGCACGGGGCAAACTCAGGAGGCCACTGTGGTGCTGGAGATATACC AGAAGCTGACGTTTCGGGAGGTGCAGTCACCGCAGGAGTTCCGGCAGGGGGAGGTGGCGGAGGtggtgtgtgatgtcatcagttCACCTGTGCCCATCGTGTCCTGGTTCTACAATGAGAGGGAGATCACTGAAGAGTACTCCA ACAGGCTCCAGGTTCTCCCCAATAATAACCTACAGATCGACAGGGTGACGAAAGCAGACGAGGGGGTGTACCGCTGTGAGGCGCGAGTGGAGGCACGGGGGGAGATCGATTTCAGAGACATCGCCGTCATCGTCAACG TTCCCCCAGTGCTCTCCGTGCCTCAGCAGTCTTTTAATGCCACAGCTGACTACCAGGAATCTGTCACATTCACCTGCAGAGCCTACGGGTCACCTGACCCTGAAATCACCTGGCACAG gagagggaagcagattGAGCAGTCAGATCAGTACACTCTGAAGGGGAGTGGAAGCATGCTGACAGTGCGGAATATCAGGCAGGACGATGGGGGAGCCTACACCTGCAAGGCTAGCAACAAGGCTGGTGTAGCAGAACAGGAGCTCCTCCTCAAGGTGTTCG tgcAGCCCCATATCACCCAGCTGCAGAATGTGACGGCAAAGGAGGGCAGCACGGCCATCATCTCCTGCACTGCTGAGGGGGAGCCCATCCCGGAAATCTCCTGGAGGAGAGCCAGTGATGGACGCACCTTTGGAGACGGGGACAAG TCTCTGCAGAGTGCGGACGGGCGCGTGAAGGTGCAGGGGCTCCAGGGGAAGTCCATGCTGACCATCAGCGGGGTCGCACTGACGGACAGGGGCCGCTTTGACTGCGAGGCCCTCAGCAGGATCGGCGGCCATCAGAAGAGCATGTACCTCGACATCGAGT ACACACCCATCTTTCTGAGCAATCACACCATTTACTACTCATGGGAGGGGAACCCGGTCAACCTCAGCTGTGAAGTCATGGCCAATCCTGCGGCTTTGCTGCTGTGGAGGCGGGACAGGCTGACTGTCTCCACGGAGGGCCCTGGCAACGCACGGGTGTACAGCACCGAGGGACGGTCCCTGCTGGAG GTTACCCCAATGTCAGAGCAAGATTTTGGACGGTATAACTGCACTGCCATGAACAGCATTGGGACGCGGGTTCAAGAGTTCATCCTGGCTCAGGCAG ATGTGCCCTCTAACCCCTACGCCGTGCGCATCGGCTCCGTGTCCCAGCGTGTCGCCACGGTTACCTTTATGAAGCCCGACTCCCACGGCGGGGTCCCCATCAGTTACTACCTGGTCAGATACAGGGACACCAGCTCCCAGCATTGGAGCAATGTCCAATCACACGGAGTCGAGA CGATGGTGCTCCTCACCAGTCTGGAGCCCAACACCACGTATGAGGTGCAGGTTGCCGCCGTCAACGGGAAAGGCCAGGGGGAGTTCAGCCACGTGGAGAGCTTCCAGACCCTGCCCATCC GAGAGCCCAGTCCCCCCACGGTGCACGGTCAGAGGGGTGTGGGGAAGGCCTACAGACTCGGCCTGGTGAGGCAGGATGATGGCGGGATGCCTATCGTGGAGTACATCATAAAATACAAGACG gAGAGGGAAGAGCAGTGGATGACTAAGCTGGTTCCTGGGGGGAATGACTTTGTTCTGCTGCAGCCCCTCCAGTGGAACACACGCTATGAGGTGGAGATCACAGCCAGGAACGTCAAGGGCCTGTCTGTCCCAACCTACTACCAGTTCTCCATGCCACAGAGGCCAGATATCACAG CAGACTCCCTGTTCAACGGGCTGGGCCTGGGCGCGGTGGTGGGGCTGGCCGTGGCTGCTCtcctgctggtgctggtgggCGTGGACGTGGCCTGCTTCTTCCTGCGGCACTGCGGCGTTCTCATGTGCATCACCAGGAAGCTGCGTGGCAAAAAGAAGAGTGCCACCTGCAGCAAGGGCAAGGACCTGGAGGAGGGCAAGGCAGCCTACCT GAAGCTACCACTGAAAGAGGAGAATGGCAAAGACTCCCTGAAGACAGAGGCCATCGAGATCAAAATCCACGGCGACAGCAGCGTCCAGTCGAGGAACGAGGACAGCAAAGCATAA
- the LOC118789380 gene encoding neural cell adhesion molecule 2-like isoform X2: protein MLLILACFLGLLVRGGQAVLQVSISLNKVELSVGESKFFTCTAIGEPVSVDWYNPQGERIVSSQRVVLHKEGVRSRLTIYNVNIEDAGIYRCQATDGTGQTQEATVVLEIYQKLTFREVQSPQEFRQGEVAEVVCDVISSPVPIVSWFYNEREITEEYSNRLQVLPNNNLQIDRVTKADEGVYRCEARVEARGEIDFRDIAVIVNVPPVLSVPQQSFNATADYQESVTFTCRAYGSPDPEITWHRRGKQIEQSDQYTLKGSGSMLTVRNIRQDDGGAYTCKASNKAGVAEQELLLKVFVQPHITQLQNVTAKEGSTAIISCTAEGEPIPEISWRRASDGRTFGDGDKSLQSADGRVKVQGLQGKSMLTISGVALTDRGRFDCEALSRIGGHQKSMYLDIEYTPIFLSNHTIYYSWEGNPVNLSCEVMANPAALLLWRRDRLTVSTEGPGNARVYSTEGRSLLEVTPMSEQDFGRYNCTAMNSIGTRVQEFILAQADVPSNPYAVRIGSVSQRVATVTFMKPDSHGGVPISYYLVRYRDTSSQHWSNVQSHGVETMVLLTSLEPNTTYEVQVAAVNGKGQGEFSHVESFQTLPIREPSPPTVHGQRGVGKAYRLGLVRQDDGGMPIVEYIIKYKTEREEQWMTKLVPGGNDFVLLQPLQWNTRYEVEITARNVKGLSVPTYYQFSMPQRPDITDSLFNGLGLGAVVGLAVAALLLVLVGVDVACFFLRHCGVLMCITRKLRGKKKSATCSKGKDLEEGKAAYLNAGSKEPIVEMRTEEERIANPDDVSPGNEPNETTPLTEPEKLPLKEENGKDSLKTEAIEIKIHGDSSVQSRNEDSKA, encoded by the exons CCATCGGAGAGCCGGTCAGCGTGGACTGGTACAACCCTCAGGGCGAGCGGATCGTGTCATCGCAGCGCGTGGTCCTACACAAAGAGGGCGTGCGCTCTCGCCTCACCATCTACAACGTGAACATCGAGGACGCCGGCATCTACCGTTGCCAGGCAACCGATGGCACGGGGCAAACTCAGGAGGCCACTGTGGTGCTGGAGATATACC AGAAGCTGACGTTTCGGGAGGTGCAGTCACCGCAGGAGTTCCGGCAGGGGGAGGTGGCGGAGGtggtgtgtgatgtcatcagttCACCTGTGCCCATCGTGTCCTGGTTCTACAATGAGAGGGAGATCACTGAAGAGTACTCCA ACAGGCTCCAGGTTCTCCCCAATAATAACCTACAGATCGACAGGGTGACGAAAGCAGACGAGGGGGTGTACCGCTGTGAGGCGCGAGTGGAGGCACGGGGGGAGATCGATTTCAGAGACATCGCCGTCATCGTCAACG TTCCCCCAGTGCTCTCCGTGCCTCAGCAGTCTTTTAATGCCACAGCTGACTACCAGGAATCTGTCACATTCACCTGCAGAGCCTACGGGTCACCTGACCCTGAAATCACCTGGCACAG gagagggaagcagattGAGCAGTCAGATCAGTACACTCTGAAGGGGAGTGGAAGCATGCTGACAGTGCGGAATATCAGGCAGGACGATGGGGGAGCCTACACCTGCAAGGCTAGCAACAAGGCTGGTGTAGCAGAACAGGAGCTCCTCCTCAAGGTGTTCG tgcAGCCCCATATCACCCAGCTGCAGAATGTGACGGCAAAGGAGGGCAGCACGGCCATCATCTCCTGCACTGCTGAGGGGGAGCCCATCCCGGAAATCTCCTGGAGGAGAGCCAGTGATGGACGCACCTTTGGAGACGGGGACAAG TCTCTGCAGAGTGCGGACGGGCGCGTGAAGGTGCAGGGGCTCCAGGGGAAGTCCATGCTGACCATCAGCGGGGTCGCACTGACGGACAGGGGCCGCTTTGACTGCGAGGCCCTCAGCAGGATCGGCGGCCATCAGAAGAGCATGTACCTCGACATCGAGT ACACACCCATCTTTCTGAGCAATCACACCATTTACTACTCATGGGAGGGGAACCCGGTCAACCTCAGCTGTGAAGTCATGGCCAATCCTGCGGCTTTGCTGCTGTGGAGGCGGGACAGGCTGACTGTCTCCACGGAGGGCCCTGGCAACGCACGGGTGTACAGCACCGAGGGACGGTCCCTGCTGGAG GTTACCCCAATGTCAGAGCAAGATTTTGGACGGTATAACTGCACTGCCATGAACAGCATTGGGACGCGGGTTCAAGAGTTCATCCTGGCTCAGGCAG ATGTGCCCTCTAACCCCTACGCCGTGCGCATCGGCTCCGTGTCCCAGCGTGTCGCCACGGTTACCTTTATGAAGCCCGACTCCCACGGCGGGGTCCCCATCAGTTACTACCTGGTCAGATACAGGGACACCAGCTCCCAGCATTGGAGCAATGTCCAATCACACGGAGTCGAGA CGATGGTGCTCCTCACCAGTCTGGAGCCCAACACCACGTATGAGGTGCAGGTTGCCGCCGTCAACGGGAAAGGCCAGGGGGAGTTCAGCCACGTGGAGAGCTTCCAGACCCTGCCCATCC GAGAGCCCAGTCCCCCCACGGTGCACGGTCAGAGGGGTGTGGGGAAGGCCTACAGACTCGGCCTGGTGAGGCAGGATGATGGCGGGATGCCTATCGTGGAGTACATCATAAAATACAAGACG gAGAGGGAAGAGCAGTGGATGACTAAGCTGGTTCCTGGGGGGAATGACTTTGTTCTGCTGCAGCCCCTCCAGTGGAACACACGCTATGAGGTGGAGATCACAGCCAGGAACGTCAAGGGCCTGTCTGTCCCAACCTACTACCAGTTCTCCATGCCACAGAGGCCAGATATCACAG ACTCCCTGTTCAACGGGCTGGGCCTGGGCGCGGTGGTGGGGCTGGCCGTGGCTGCTCtcctgctggtgctggtgggCGTGGACGTGGCCTGCTTCTTCCTGCGGCACTGCGGCGTTCTCATGTGCATCACCAGGAAGCTGCGTGGCAAAAAGAAGAGTGCCACCTGCAGCAAGGGCAAGGACCTGGAGGAGGGCAAGGCAGCCTACCT GAATGCTGGGTCCAAGGAGCCCATTGTTGAGATGCGAACGGAAGAGGAGAGGATAGCTAACCCGGATGATGTGAGCCCAGGGAACGAACCCAATGAGACCACACCCCTCACAGAACCAGA GAAGCTACCACTGAAAGAGGAGAATGGCAAAGACTCCCTGAAGACAGAGGCCATCGAGATCAAAATCCACGGCGACAGCAGCGTCCAGTCGAGGAACGAGGACAGCAAAGCATAA
- the LOC118789380 gene encoding neural cell adhesion molecule 2-like isoform X3, translated as MLLILACFLGLLVRGGQAVLQVSISLNKVELSVGESKFFTCTAIGEPVSVDWYNPQGERIVSSQRVVLHKEGVRSRLTIYNVNIEDAGIYRCQATDGTGQTQEATVVLEIYQKLTFREVQSPQEFRQGEVAEVVCDVISSPVPIVSWFYNEREITEEYSNRLQVLPNNNLQIDRVTKADEGVYRCEARVEARGEIDFRDIAVIVNVPPVLSVPQQSFNATADYQESVTFTCRAYGSPDPEITWHRRGKQIEQSDQYTLKGSGSMLTVRNIRQDDGGAYTCKASNKAGVAEQELLLKVFVQPHITQLQNVTAKEGSTAIISCTAEGEPIPEISWRRASDGRTFGDGDKSADGRVKVQGLQGKSMLTISGVALTDRGRFDCEALSRIGGHQKSMYLDIEYTPIFLSNHTIYYSWEGNPVNLSCEVMANPAALLLWRRDRLTVSTEGPGNARVYSTEGRSLLEVTPMSEQDFGRYNCTAMNSIGTRVQEFILAQADVPSNPYAVRIGSVSQRVATVTFMKPDSHGGVPISYYLVRYRDTSSQHWSNVQSHGVETMVLLTSLEPNTTYEVQVAAVNGKGQGEFSHVESFQTLPIREPSPPTVHGQRGVGKAYRLGLVRQDDGGMPIVEYIIKYKTEREEQWMTKLVPGGNDFVLLQPLQWNTRYEVEITARNVKGLSVPTYYQFSMPQRPDITADSLFNGLGLGAVVGLAVAALLLVLVGVDVACFFLRHCGVLMCITRKLRGKKKSATCSKGKDLEEGKAAYLNAGSKEPIVEMRTEEERIANPDDVSPGNEPNETTPLTEPEKLPLKEENGKDSLKTEAIEIKIHGDSSVQSRNEDSKA; from the exons CCATCGGAGAGCCGGTCAGCGTGGACTGGTACAACCCTCAGGGCGAGCGGATCGTGTCATCGCAGCGCGTGGTCCTACACAAAGAGGGCGTGCGCTCTCGCCTCACCATCTACAACGTGAACATCGAGGACGCCGGCATCTACCGTTGCCAGGCAACCGATGGCACGGGGCAAACTCAGGAGGCCACTGTGGTGCTGGAGATATACC AGAAGCTGACGTTTCGGGAGGTGCAGTCACCGCAGGAGTTCCGGCAGGGGGAGGTGGCGGAGGtggtgtgtgatgtcatcagttCACCTGTGCCCATCGTGTCCTGGTTCTACAATGAGAGGGAGATCACTGAAGAGTACTCCA ACAGGCTCCAGGTTCTCCCCAATAATAACCTACAGATCGACAGGGTGACGAAAGCAGACGAGGGGGTGTACCGCTGTGAGGCGCGAGTGGAGGCACGGGGGGAGATCGATTTCAGAGACATCGCCGTCATCGTCAACG TTCCCCCAGTGCTCTCCGTGCCTCAGCAGTCTTTTAATGCCACAGCTGACTACCAGGAATCTGTCACATTCACCTGCAGAGCCTACGGGTCACCTGACCCTGAAATCACCTGGCACAG gagagggaagcagattGAGCAGTCAGATCAGTACACTCTGAAGGGGAGTGGAAGCATGCTGACAGTGCGGAATATCAGGCAGGACGATGGGGGAGCCTACACCTGCAAGGCTAGCAACAAGGCTGGTGTAGCAGAACAGGAGCTCCTCCTCAAGGTGTTCG tgcAGCCCCATATCACCCAGCTGCAGAATGTGACGGCAAAGGAGGGCAGCACGGCCATCATCTCCTGCACTGCTGAGGGGGAGCCCATCCCGGAAATCTCCTGGAGGAGAGCCAGTGATGGACGCACCTTTGGAGACGGGGACAAG AGTGCGGACGGGCGCGTGAAGGTGCAGGGGCTCCAGGGGAAGTCCATGCTGACCATCAGCGGGGTCGCACTGACGGACAGGGGCCGCTTTGACTGCGAGGCCCTCAGCAGGATCGGCGGCCATCAGAAGAGCATGTACCTCGACATCGAGT ACACACCCATCTTTCTGAGCAATCACACCATTTACTACTCATGGGAGGGGAACCCGGTCAACCTCAGCTGTGAAGTCATGGCCAATCCTGCGGCTTTGCTGCTGTGGAGGCGGGACAGGCTGACTGTCTCCACGGAGGGCCCTGGCAACGCACGGGTGTACAGCACCGAGGGACGGTCCCTGCTGGAG GTTACCCCAATGTCAGAGCAAGATTTTGGACGGTATAACTGCACTGCCATGAACAGCATTGGGACGCGGGTTCAAGAGTTCATCCTGGCTCAGGCAG ATGTGCCCTCTAACCCCTACGCCGTGCGCATCGGCTCCGTGTCCCAGCGTGTCGCCACGGTTACCTTTATGAAGCCCGACTCCCACGGCGGGGTCCCCATCAGTTACTACCTGGTCAGATACAGGGACACCAGCTCCCAGCATTGGAGCAATGTCCAATCACACGGAGTCGAGA CGATGGTGCTCCTCACCAGTCTGGAGCCCAACACCACGTATGAGGTGCAGGTTGCCGCCGTCAACGGGAAAGGCCAGGGGGAGTTCAGCCACGTGGAGAGCTTCCAGACCCTGCCCATCC GAGAGCCCAGTCCCCCCACGGTGCACGGTCAGAGGGGTGTGGGGAAGGCCTACAGACTCGGCCTGGTGAGGCAGGATGATGGCGGGATGCCTATCGTGGAGTACATCATAAAATACAAGACG gAGAGGGAAGAGCAGTGGATGACTAAGCTGGTTCCTGGGGGGAATGACTTTGTTCTGCTGCAGCCCCTCCAGTGGAACACACGCTATGAGGTGGAGATCACAGCCAGGAACGTCAAGGGCCTGTCTGTCCCAACCTACTACCAGTTCTCCATGCCACAGAGGCCAGATATCACAG CAGACTCCCTGTTCAACGGGCTGGGCCTGGGCGCGGTGGTGGGGCTGGCCGTGGCTGCTCtcctgctggtgctggtgggCGTGGACGTGGCCTGCTTCTTCCTGCGGCACTGCGGCGTTCTCATGTGCATCACCAGGAAGCTGCGTGGCAAAAAGAAGAGTGCCACCTGCAGCAAGGGCAAGGACCTGGAGGAGGGCAAGGCAGCCTACCT GAATGCTGGGTCCAAGGAGCCCATTGTTGAGATGCGAACGGAAGAGGAGAGGATAGCTAACCCGGATGATGTGAGCCCAGGGAACGAACCCAATGAGACCACACCCCTCACAGAACCAGA GAAGCTACCACTGAAAGAGGAGAATGGCAAAGACTCCCTGAAGACAGAGGCCATCGAGATCAAAATCCACGGCGACAGCAGCGTCCAGTCGAGGAACGAGGACAGCAAAGCATAA